TGTCGTGAACGGCAAGAGCCGGGTGTAGGCGTTGGTGAGGAGCTCGATCGGCGTCATGACTCACCCTCGGCGGCGCGGGGGTGGCGGTGTACGCGCCGGTAGGGGAGCGTTTCTCGTGCAAATTCCAAACCACGGCCCGTAGGTATCCAGGCCAGGTACTCGGTTTCGTCGTCGCCTGAAACGGCGGTGACGTCTGGTAGAGGGGTGCCGTCTTCGTCTCGGGTCTTGACGGCTTGGATGTAGACGTCGCCGTTTTCGGCTTCGTAGGCGATGCTCATCTCCGTCGCGCGGCGGTTGTAGATGGCGATTGATCCTTCGCCGTAGCCGCTTGCGAAGAGCCACCGGATGTCGGCGCCGGTCATCGTCAGTAGCTGGGCCGGAATCGTTTCGGCGAGAACTTCATCCTCTTGGTCGATCTCGGTCATATTTCGCCGACTCCTTTGATTTCGTTGATGTTTGCGTTAGCGGACGTGGTGGCGTCATGCTTCGCGTTCTGTCGGCAGGTAGCCGCAACTGGCGTGCCTGAAGGATCACGCGGGGCGGTAAAAGCCTTGGAATCCCGGTCCCGTTTGGTCGCTGAGCCGGCCATCGTGCCCGATCAGTTGACCGTTGTCGGCGACGATTGCGGTGTGGTCGGCGAATACTGCGATGTCGCCGGGCCTCGCCGCTGCGAGGTCAACGGGAATGACGGGTGGGAGCGGGTGCGTGTCGGCGTTCTTAGGTTGTGGCTCGTCCCAGAGCATCTCGGCCGCACTGCGTGAAATCGGGCCGACGGCTACTCGGTTGCGGAGGTTGTCTCGCGCCTCGGTCGCGGTGAGGGCCTGGCGTACCGCGGCCGTCGCGTTCGGGTTGAGGACGGCCATGGCGTTGGGCAGCGGCGATTGGGCAGCGGGGTGGGTGTCAGGCCGGCGATCGCCAGGACCGCGACGAGGGCGCCCAGCCCGCCACCGCCACAGCAGCTGCGCAATCCGCGACCGCATCAGGCATGCCCTGCTTCACGCGCGAGACGGCCGCGGCGGAACGTGGTGTTCCAGGCCTGCGCTGATGCCCGCCGCGCCGTCTGCATGCGGGTTGGCGATTCCGGCTCGTCGTCGACCGGCTCGGATAGCCACGACACAAGCGCCAGTCCGATCATCGCTGTCAGCAGTGCCGCCATCACAGACAGCAGCGGTTCGGCGACGGCGACGGCGACCATCGCGAATCCGAAGCTGATTTCCCATCCCGACGTCAGCGGGTGTGTCCACCACTGTGGCCCCGGCACGAGGCCGTCGATCAGCAGGGCCAGCGCGGCGCTCGCCACTGCCAGGCTCGCCAGTGACTCCACGTCTCTTCTTTTGAAGGGGCGGTAGTGGCCTTTGCCGTACGGCGGCCGCCGAGTCAGCACCGACGCCGCGACGCGGGGACCGCTGACAACGAGGCAGCGCGCGGACCGCAGCAGGATCGGGTAGGACAGCACTGCCAGTGCCCATGGGGCCAGGAACTCGGAAATGAGGTGCGGTGTCATGGTCATCGTTGCGGGCCTTCCTTGGTGGTGGGCGGGTGAATGTCATGGGTAGCCACCGCCGTTGGTGGCGCGCCGTGCACGGGTAGAAGTGGTTGGTGGTCTGGCGGCCGCGGAGCCGTGGTGGTGCGGTGCAGCGAATCGGCAGCGTGGAGGCGTCGAATCGCGGCGAGGAAACGCTTCATGGGGTTAATGCTTGGCAGCGGTCGGGGCGGTTTCAAGAGGACCGTGCGACGTGGGCGGTTTTCGATTCGTACGGGGCGGACGACATAGGTGTATGGATGGCGACGAATTGAACCTTGTCGAGCGCGCTGTGAACGCTTACCTGGACTTCCTGGAGGGCATCGGTCCGCGGCCGACGTTCGACGATCTGCGCGATGACGATCGGCGGTGTGCTGTCGCGGTGATCAACATCGTGCTCGCGGGCCAAGGCAACGACCTGAGCAGGGAAACTCCCACGGTTGAGGAGCTCCTCGAAGGCACGGAGTTTCAGCTGCGTGCCGAGCTTGATTCCGATTGACCATCAGGCGCGTCGGCCGCACTCAAGTGGACACCTTCGAGGACGATTCCGCCCTGCATCTAGTTCTTCGCCGCGCCGGCACGCGGCTTCTAGCTGGTAGGTGGTTTGAGTCCCTCGGCGGCATAGAGGTCGCGTTCGTATTGCGAGGCTGGGAGTTGACGGCCGTTGGTGGCGGTCTGCCGTCGAAGTTTGGTGGCTTGTTCCGCAGAGAGTGGACGGGCCGCACGTCGAGGGCGTCGCCGGTGAGTGGGCCGCTCACTAGGACTCCCCTATCTGGCCGATTTCGCCGGGCAGCGGTGGCTCGGCGATGAGTCTTGTCTCGCGCAGGACTGTTTCTTCGACGCCTTGGCGCAGCATCGCTTCGGTGCGGTGTTGTCCGTTGATGTACCAGACGTTGTCGGGTTCGCGGCCGAGTTCGATGGACTCGTACAGCAGGGTTCTCGCGGCTGCGTCCACTCTCGGTGGTACGTCGTCGGGGATGTGGCCGCCATCCTGAATCGCGTGGATGGCTACCTCCACCGCCTTGCCCCAGTCGGCGGTCATGAAAGGCTCCATGTCGCGGAAGAGGCGCCGTGGCGGGAGGTCTTTCACCGGGAACCGGCGCCAGACGTGGGCGTACTTGGGTGGGGGCGGTGTGTATGGCAGGAAGTCGGCGCCTTCGTCCCATTCGGCGCCGAGCCGGTTCAGGGTCTCGATGTCGGCGGGGTCGGTGGCGTGGTGGCGGTCGAATATCCCGTCATCGTCGAAGTCCAGCGTCACGATCTGCGGGGAGTCCTTGAACTTGAAGAGGGGATCAAGGACGTTGGCGACCAGGATTGGTGGCGCCTGCTCGGCGGGGAAGAACTGTGCCCAGGCGTCGGCGCGGAACATCTCGGCGCCGTTGATGTGCCCGGGCCCGGTGTCACCGGCGCGGCGGGTGATCACCGCGAACGTTCGGCCGGTCTCGTCGCGGAAGGCCTGAGCCCGTGAAGTCCACCCGTCCCGGATCGTCCACATGTGAACATCGGCGAGCCTGCCGGTGGTGGCGCGGCGGGGCGAACGCGTTCGGATTCTGGTGATCAGGTCGCGCAGTAGTTGCATGCTGTGGAATGTAGAGGGCCCCGGTGACACTCGACTGATCGTTTCGTTCAGCACATGACTCTGTGCTTAATGTTGTATGTATCTTCCTTTAGTATAAGTGGTGTTAGTTAAGTTTCCCTCCGGAGATGGTGGCATATGACTTGGCCGGCACACACCTCGGAGACCAGGCCGTGGGTGGCACGGGGCCGCCACGGCAGCCGCGCTGACCGCACGCTCACCTACGTTGACGTGACCATCCCGCCGGCTATCGCCGGACTCGACTACGACCCCACCGGTCCGACAGCTCGCGTGCACGAGGACGCACTCGTCGCGGTGGCGCGGCTTGAGGCAGGGTTCGGCGAGCACCTGGCCCCGTTGGCTGATTTTCTGCTGCGCAGCGAGTCGGTCGCATCGTCGAAGATCGAGCATGTCGATGCTGGTTGGCCGGCATTTGCCAAGGCGGTCGCGGGTGGGCGGGCCAGCGACGAAGCTCAGTCGCAGTTGGCGGCGACGCGGGCCCTGGCGGCGATGGTCGACGATGCAGGAGCGGGTCCGATCACGCTGGCTGGCGTCCTGGAGGCGCATCGGCTGCTCATGTCGCCGGACTACTACGCCGCCGCGGAGAGCGGTGCGCTGCGGACGGTGCAGAACTGGATCGGCGGCAGCGACTACACGCCCTTGGATGCGATGTACGTGGCTCCCCCGCCCGAGCTGGTCTCGGACCTGATGGCCGATTTGATGTCCTTCGTCGACCGCACAGACCTGCCCACCGTGGCCCAGGCGGCCATCGCGCACGCGCAGTTTCTGTCGATTCACCCGTTCACCGACGGCAATGGGCGCATCGGGCGAGCGTTGATCAGCGCGACGTTGCGCCGGCGTGGACTCACCCGGCGGGTCACAGTTCCGCTGGCGTCGGTGATGCTCGCCGACATCAGCCGCTACTTCGGTGAGTTGACCGCATACCGCCGCGGCGATGCAGATAGTTTTGTGCGCTACGTGTCGGAGGCGGCAGTGATCGCGAGCTCGGCGGCCGAGCAGTCCGCGGCCCGCTTGAGCGGGCTACCCGATCACTGGCGCTCGATGGCCCGGCCGCGGGCGAATTCCGCCGACGAGAACCTGGTGGATCGGCTCCTGGATACGCCAATCCTGAACGCCGCGACCGCTTTTGAGATCACCGGGACCAGTGAGCCGAGCACGTACAAGGCGCTGGATCGGCTCACGGAGGCCGGTGTGCTTGAAGTGGTGTCTGCATCACGCCGGAATCGGATCTGGGCGGCTCGCGATGTGCTGTTGGAGTTGGATGCCCTCAGCGCCGCAATCGGCCGACGAGTCCGTAGCTGAAGTCTGTTCTGTGAATTTTCGTCGGCACTCACTGGTCGGACCGATCACTCCGCTTGCGGCGGCGCATCGGAGTGATTGACGTACTCGGTCGGGTCGAGAGGTGGGGCGGTGGGCATCCGCTGAGCGCGCAGATCGTCCGCAGTGTGGGGCGCTACCTCGTAGAAAGGCGGCAAGTCGTCGATCGTCATGCCAGTCCAGCGGAGGTGTTTGAGGCGACCAGCACAATTGTCGATCGGGAGCACTGTTGGAACGAATCGTTCGGAGACAATCGGGCTGGTCGCGAATACGAAGGTGCGCGCTCCGAATGATCGCTGGCGCTGCAGGGCATTGGCCCACACCGTGATGCAGCTGGTCTCGGCACACTCGCGGTGGTGGGCCAGCTCCGCGATATGGGCGAAGGCCCGTGTGCTGTCGTGCTGCAGGCTGACTTCAGGCCAGCAGTCCCAATCGGCCGGACGACGGAGCGCCGAGGTTGTGCTGGTCTCCTCCTCGCCGGCGCCGTGATGATGATGTGATTCAGCGGCCGCCGTGTCGACGACTTCTACTGGCGCATAGGGCAACCCGTTGTAGGCGGGAATGCAAACCTCGTTGAGGTCACTGCGGAGGTGTGCCGCGTGTGCTCGCCACCACGCAATGGGGTCGTCTTCCGGTATCCCAAGACACTGCTCCTTCTCGTTCATGCTGTTGATGTTCCTCTCGGGGACGCCCTATTCGTTCTGTCTCGTCATCGTGCCCGGCGGGTACGACATTGTGGCGCCTGTCTGGCCAGCAAGCCCTTCGCCACGGCGTGTGTTTTCGAGCGTTGTCGGTGCCCGGTGCGATGCTGCACCTCGACACGGTTGTTGCTCCCAGGGAGGGCGGAGATGGCTCGTCGCGCGATTGTCGATGGCCTACCGCGTTTAGCCTTTGCCTCGCGGAGGTTGTCGGTGCATCGGTTTACCCTGCGGCGCACCAAACTGAGAGGGGTGGTTGTTATGGCGCTGCAGGATTCGACGAGAGAGAAATACCGGATTTCCTATCGGCTCGAACGGCAGATATGCGATGGGGAATTCCAAGAGATTGGTTTCGGAAACACGCTCGTGTACGACTCGATCGATGACGCAGTGGCCGAGGCTGTGTCGTCGATGACCGAGTGCGGGATCTATGTTCCAGGCAGGACGAGGCAGAAATGAACCCGGCGCTTACCCGTTCCGCTCACCAGTCAACGCTCGACGGCAGCCCAACATTCATGTGACACAAGGGCGCTACGCCGGACGGTGGAGTGTGCTGTTGCGTCGCCGTCGTTCGGCTCGCTGCTGACGTAGGTACAGGACGCGTTGTTCGAGCCAGTTCGGTTCCGGTCCGTCTGTCAGGACGTCGATTTGCGGGTCGGTGAGGCCTTGTGGTTTTCCATCGACCGCGGCGCCGGTGATGAGTACCGGGCCCCATAGCAGGGGGACGGTGCGCGGCAGAAATGAACTGGCTGCAAGCAGGTTCAGGGTCGCCATCCTGTTGACCGTCGCCCATGTTCCGGCTGCGCTGAACCAGAAGACGATTCCGGATCGGACGCTCACCCCTTCGGCGTGATCGCCGAGGAGTTCGGCCAGCAGGTTCGGCGTGATCTCGACGAGCGACATCTGCTCGTTCGTGTCGATCGCGACGCCAACGTCGACGCCCTTGTCGACGAGCAACTCATCGTTTTCGCTGAGATGGCCGTCAAATTCCTTCACGAACACTCCTAGGCGACTTGGTTGCGCCGTTTGGCGAGTTCGTCGTCGACGGCGCCGGGTTGGCGCTCACCGGTGGCTGTTTCTGATGGGAATTGGCGGATGTCTTCACGGAGGCTAGGCAGGGAGGCGCCCACGGCGATGCCGAAGACGCCTTGGCCTCCGGCGAGCAGATCGACGACTTCGCTGGCGGTGGTGCATTCGTAGATGCCGACACCGTCGGAGACGAGGGTGAGTCCGGTGAGGTCCGTGACGCCGCGATCGCGTAGCGCTGCCACGGCGGTGCGAATGTTGGCCAGAGATATGCCGGCGTCGAGGAGTCGTTTCACGATCCGCAGGACGAGGAGGTCGCGGAAGCTGTAGAGACGCACGGTTCCGGATCCGGACGCGGTGGCGATGGATGGTTGGACCAGCTCAGTTCGTGCCCAGTAGTCGAGTTGTCGGTAGGTGATGCCCACGACGGCGCATGCTGCCGGTCCACGCCAACCTCGGGTGTCGTCGGCGACTGCGGATACTGCGTCGAACGCTTCGGCGTCGAGATCTTCGAAGCTGAGCTGCTGTTCCATCACGGTGGTCCTCCCGGTTTCCATGGTAGGTCGGCCGGGTGGGCAGGCGCCTGTGACGCGCTAGGTTTGACACGGAACGCGTCGTCACCAACCTGCGCGCGTAGTGCGCGTATGTCGGCGCAGGGCTGCGCTTCGCGCCCCGGAAAGGACACCCGTTGTTGCTTCAACGCGAGCACGTCGTGGCCGCCGCCGCGCCCCGAGGACGGCGGTAATCGCCGTGGGACTCGTCGAGAAGGTCTCGCGCGCACTGGTCGAGAACATAACCGCCCGCTGCCAATGGGACGAAGCCGCTCAGCTGTACTGGCTCGAACTCACCGCCGGCCAGGTAACGATGCACCTATTCCCGATTGACCAGAGTGTCTTCGACACCGGGCATCGCCCTACTGATGTGCTGGCCGGATTGGCCCGGGAGGTCGCCGCCCAGCAGGACGCACTACGGCGGGCAGTTCCACCAGGACTGTTCGGCCTGGCGTTCTTCTGCGAAGCGTGGTCTGTGACTGTGCCCGCAAATGCAGACGAATGGGACAACGCAGCCAGGGCCGCGGCCGCCGGCGCAGTCCCCCAACACCCGGACCGCGTGGAGCAGCGAATGATCTACGCCGTCGAACGCGGCGGCCGCCGATTCCTGGTCAGCCAAAACCGCGGTGAACCCGTCGAGACCAGCGTCGAGCACCCGGACGAACCAGCCGGCCCGAGGAACTTCGGACCGGCCACCGACGCACTCGATGCGTTCCTGGCGGCAATGCTCGGCGTCAACCTACGCCGCCGGTAACCGAGAGCCGGCCTGGCGATGTCGACGTGTCACACTGCAGCCGCTTCAGGCGCTCGTCATGGAATGCCGGCTTCACCGAACTGTCGGCCAGTCCCAGGTTGTGAGCGCATGCGCTACCTTCTCGGGCCAGCGCAATGGCGATTCTTCGAGCGGAAACACCTTGGCCCACACGGGATCATCGCCCGGGTCACCAAGGTGTGCGAATCCTTCGCGGTCTAGTAGGAGGTACAACGGTCGCACCTCTCCGTCCTCGCAGCGGACGGCAAGATAGGCACGGCCCTTCGCGACGCTCGCGTCGATCGCGACTGCATTCGGGTACTCACGCTGCAGCGCCGCAGCGATCGACAGTCGGGGCCGAGCTCCGCTCTCAGTGCCGGGGATCGAATCCCAACCCATCGCAGATCTCCCCTTTGCTGGCTCTAGGTCGCCGGCGGCGGGACCACCATCGTCGTCGACGGCGCCGGCGCGGCGGTTCCGGGGGCTTGCCCAGCTCCACCGTGGGTCACCGGTGTGCCCGCGCTGTCCGCCGCGGCCGGAGCCGGGGTCTGTTCCGCGGCCGCCGGCGCTGGGGTTACCGCAGAAGTGGTCGGCGCACCCGGCATCGTGGGGCCCGGTGTGGACGGGATGGGCGTCCCTTGACTATCCGCCGGCAGCGGCGTGCCCTGACTCACTGGCGGCAACGGCGTTCCTTGGCTGCCTTCTGGCGGCAGGGCGCCCGGGGCGCCCGGTGCTGCAGCTGGCGCGGCGGTCGGGGTCGGCGATACTGGGGCGGATCCGGCCGGCGTCGGCGTCGACGCGCCGGTCCCCGGAGAGGTGTACGAACTCGAACCGGAGCCGGTCGACGACGATCGCGGTGGCGCCGGCGGTGGCTGTACCCACACCGCCAAATCAGGGCCGCCAGCGTTGTAGACCACGCTGTCCGGGGCGTCGCCGGTCACGTCGAAGTAGACCTTGCCGGTCGTCTTCTGGCCTTGCGGCAGGGTCGATGGGTTCACACCCTGGGGTGTCGCGACGCCGAACAGCACCCGATAGGTCTGTCCGCTGCGCGCGCGGGCGTTCAGGTTGGACACGATCGGAACGACTGTCCCGCGTATCGCGTGATCGGTAGCCGTCGCCTCCCACAGCGTTCCTGCCACCGGATAGGGAATGGCGTCGGAACTGGGCTTCAGGTCACCGACGGTCCAGGCCTGCACAACATCACCGTTGTTCAGCTCCGCGGCGCTGCCAAGCGTGTGGGTCACCGAGTCGTCGGCAATCGCCGCCGGCGCGTAGAAGACGCTGACGCTCGCAGCGGCGGTAACCGCAGCGACCATCAGGTTCGTTGACGTGGTGATCTTCACGTTCCCTCCCAGATTCCCTGTCGTAGAGCGCCTCATCAGCAAACTAGCAGGCCTCGGAGCGGCCTTCCTCAGGCCTCGGCAGCCGTCGGCGACGCGCCAGTTTGGTCAGGCGAGGTGCTCGCGGACGGCCTGCTCGACGAACAGGGGAATTAAGTCGCGGTCGTTGTGGGTGTCGAAGTCGGCGTGGATGCGGCGGACGGTCGTGGCGATCGCCTCGGGTGCGACCGTTGGATATGTGATTCGCAGTTGGGCTACGAGGTTGTCGATGGCCGCGTATTCCGCGGCTCGCGCGGTGTGTGGATCGTCGCCGTATTCGGCGCAGGGGGTGCCGCGGTGCTCTCGGTTGAAGGCGTCGTGCGCGGCCACGATGTGGTCCGGGGTGGCTTCGGGGTGTTCGCGGGCGAGCACGTCGATGGCGAGCCATGTTGTGGGGCCCAGCGCCGCGGTGTGGTGGGGTTGGCGGCCCCTTGCGATAGCCGCGGTGAGCAGCTCGCGGAAGATCTTTTCGGCCAGGTCGGTCGATTCTGCAGCGGGCATAGCGGCGAGGGTACGGGCCGGTGGTTACGTGCCGGCGACATGCATGTTGCGACCCATAGCGTTCTTGTTTTGCTTGACACGGTTGACGTTACCTGCTTGACCGTCTTGACGGGCCGTGTTTACTGTGGGTCTATGACCGATGTCGGGGCGTTCGAGCGGCGACTGATCAGTTCGCTGAGCGGAAAGGTGCATGAGCGCCTGCGCAACGCCGACGACGCCAACGTTGACGTCGCGATGTTTGGGGATCCTGAGGAGCTAGCCGAAGCTATGGCTGCCGTCCTGCCACTCGGCCATGTCTACGACAAAATCTCGGGCCCGTTCTATGACACTGCGGGCTTGACCCGCTGGCTAGGCATCAGCCGTCAGGCGCTTCACCAGAAGGTCGGTCGCCAGGCGATCCTGGCGTGCCCTCTCTCTGACGGCGGGTCGGTGTATCCCGCGTGGCAGTTCCTGACCAACCGCGCGACGATCCCCCACCTGGCCGATGTTCTGGAGGCACTGGCCGCCGGCACCGATGATGCCTGGATGATCGCGTTGTGGATGCGCGCCCCGAACGACGAGCTCGACGGTGATCGGCCAAGTGATTGGCTGCGTCGCGGCCGCGACCCCGAGTTGGTCCTTGAAGCTGCGCGGCGGACAGCTGCGGGCTGGGATTCGTGACTACGCGACGTCAGCGGACAGCACTCAGGCCGCCGCCGAAGGATATCGTCCGGTTTCCTAAATGGCGGTTGCGGCCGACGCACGACCTACTGCGTGCGCACGGTGTCGGACTGTCGCCGTGGTGGTTCTCCAGCGATCTTTCTGGGCGGTTCGATCTTGTCCCGCCGAATGGAACATGTTATTTGGCAACGGATCTCGAAACGGCCCTGCGTGAACGCTTCGGTCACGCTCTGGTCAATCAGGGCGTGGTCACGTTCGAGGCTGCGGCGCGGACTCATGTGTCGAGGCTGCGGGTGCCGGCAGGGCGATGGTTGGCCAACACGTGCCACGATGGCGCAGCACATTTCGGTTTGACGCGCGAGCTGGGGACGTGCGCGGACTACCGTCTTCCGCAGGCCTGGGCGGCAGCATTCCACGGGAGTGGCCTATCCGGCACTCGCTATCAGACACGGTTCACGACAGGGCCGCGGCCTAACGCAGTCGCCCTGTTCGGTGAGGCGGGACAGCAGGAATGGCCCGTTGACGATGCTCCGTTAGCCGGTGTTGATGCATGCGGTGATGTTGGTATCACGGTCGTGCACTTGCCTTCCCGACGGCAACTGCGGATTCAGCCCCCACCAGAGGAGACAATTCGCTAGGGCTAGGAGTTCAAGTCGAAGGCCCCGTTGCTCCGTGGGCTCAACAGTGAGCAGCCAGGCCGTCGTGGATCTTGGCGCGTGGCGCAAGCACCGAACTGGCTGCCCGCTAACCCCCTTATGGCGAACCCCCGCGATCACATCGTGTGTGTGGGCGTGAACGTCGTCAGATTGCCGCGATAGTGCAGAACGGCGCGGCCCGGCCGGGCGGCAGCTTCAATGTCTGATCGGCCGAGTATCCGTAGAGTTTCGTGATCAACGTCGCCCATCGCGATCGCGTACGACATGGAACTCAGCAGACTGCGGCCGGTCTCGAAGGTGAGCGCGGTCGAACAGAGTTGCAGTGCGATGCCCGTACAGCGGCCCGCCGCGCATAGCCTGTTGAGTGCACCAGCGATTTGGGGGTCTGTCCCCTCGGATGCCAACAGGGTTGGGTACTGGTCGGCTTGAATGAGGATTTGCGGTAACGGCGCGAGGTCTGCCCGTTGATGATTGCGCAGCCAGGTGTAGTCCGTCCAGTCCTGTGTGCCGGCCCGATCCAGGAGATCGAGTCGGCGGTCGATTTCTGCGGCTGCAAGTTCTGCGAGCATGGCGGCGCTGCCGTCGCCGGCGATGAAGTGGTCGACATGAGGTAGTGCGCTTAGCAGCGTGTCACGGTGGAATGCCTCTACGCGACCATCGACTTCCTGACGTAGCTGCGTCAGGTCAGTCGACGGTAGCTGCTGTTCGAGGAAGGCCAGCTTTGCTTTGAGGATGCTTGGATCAGTCCGATCGGGTCGGACCAGCCACACCCTCAGTGTGTCGGGGTCTTGAGCCTCGGTCGCCGACAGCACGAGCGAGCTTGGGAGCAAGGCGCCGCTTCGGGTGGCGCCGGTGATCACAATGCCGTGCAGCTGGTCGGCCGTAACGTCGAGGCAGACAGTGTCGCCACCCCCGCCGGCGCCCAGGACATATCGCATGTCGCTCTTCCGTTGGTTGCTGGGGCGGTTTAGTTATAGCGCCTGGCGTAGCGCTGCAGAATCTCTGGGTGCGGCGCGATCAACTCGGGGTCGTCGAGGTCGATCCACGGGTCGGCGCCGACGAACCCGTCGTACTGACTGCTCAACTGGCCGACCCGTGCCTGGCCGTCGGCGATCTCGCGGATCCGGAAGAGGCTCGGGTTGCCGTGTACCTCATACTCCGACTTGATCTGGACGAGGTCACCGACCTCGAATCGCTTCGTCATGTGGAGTCTCCTTGCCTGCGTGCGATTTTCGTAGGGTCACTGGCATGTGCGCCCAGGGTGTTGCGCCCCTGGGTGCGGCCGGGTTGGCGCTGTGTTGTGCTCCTTGCGTCATTGCGGATTTGGCGTAGTCGTTCTCGGGTGTAGCCGGTGCGTCGAACGAGTTCGGCTTGGGTGCCGCGGGGGCCTGCGTCGAGCCGCCGACGTATCACGTCGTGTAGGGCTTCGAGGGCTTCGGCTTCGGCCGTGCGGGCCCGTTGCAGGCGTGTGAGGGCGCGGTCAAGGTCATCCACGTTACTAAGCATAATCCATTTGGCCAACTTCACTTGGCATATGCCAACTGCGTTTGGCATACTGGGGTCATGATCGCCAGCCCCCAGATGGTCGAGACCCACGAGTGGGAGATCCCGGCCTACAAACTGGATGCATTCCAGGCCAAGATCGCCCAGGCCAACAAGAAGCTGGCCCGGGCCGGCCTGGACGCCCGTTTCGAGGTCTCCTACGAAGAGTTCGAGGTCAAGAAGAACGTCTCGGATGTCGATCG
This Mycobacterium sp. HUMS_12744610 DNA region includes the following protein-coding sequences:
- a CDS encoding MerR family transcriptional regulator; the protein is MEQQLSFEDLDAEAFDAVSAVADDTRGWRGPAACAVVGITYRQLDYWARTELVQPSIATASGSGTVRLYSFRDLLVLRIVKRLLDAGISLANIRTAVAALRDRGVTDLTGLTLVSDGVGIYECTTASEVVDLLAGGQGVFGIAVGASLPSLREDIRQFPSETATGERQPGAVDDELAKRRNQVA
- a CDS encoding three-helix bundle dimerization domain-containing protein → MPAAESTDLAEKIFRELLTAAIARGRQPHHTAALGPTTWLAIDVLAREHPEATPDHIVAAHDAFNREHRGTPCAEYGDDPHTARAAEYAAIDNLVAQLRITYPTVAPEAIATTVRRIHADFDTHNDRDLIPLFVEQAVREHLA
- a CDS encoding MPT63 family protein, with amino-acid sequence MKITTSTNLMVAAVTAAASVSVFYAPAAIADDSVTHTLGSAAELNNGDVVQAWTVGDLKPSSDAIPYPVAGTLWEATATDHAIRGTVVPIVSNLNARARSGQTYRVLFGVATPQGVNPSTLPQGQKTTGKVYFDVTGDAPDSVVYNAGGPDLAVWVQPPPAPPRSSSTGSGSSSYTSPGTGASTPTPAGSAPVSPTPTAAPAAAPGAPGALPPEGSQGTPLPPVSQGTPLPADSQGTPIPSTPGPTMPGAPTTSAVTPAPAAAEQTPAPAAADSAGTPVTHGGAGQAPGTAAPAPSTTMVVPPPAT
- a CDS encoding RES family NAD+ phosphorylase, which encodes MTTRRQRTALRPPPKDIVRFPKWRLRPTHDLLRAHGVGLSPWWFSSDLSGRFDLVPPNGTCYLATDLETALRERFGHALVNQGVVTFEAAARTHVSRLRVPAGRWLANTCHDGAAHFGLTRELGTCADYRLPQAWAAAFHGSGLSGTRYQTRFTTGPRPNAVALFGEAGQQEWPVDDAPLAGVDACGDVGITVVHLPSRRQLRIQPPPEETIR
- a CDS encoding Fic family protein, whose amino-acid sequence is MTWPAHTSETRPWVARGRHGSRADRTLTYVDVTIPPAIAGLDYDPTGPTARVHEDALVAVARLEAGFGEHLAPLADFLLRSESVASSKIEHVDAGWPAFAKAVAGGRASDEAQSQLAATRALAAMVDDAGAGPITLAGVLEAHRLLMSPDYYAAAESGALRTVQNWIGGSDYTPLDAMYVAPPPELVSDLMADLMSFVDRTDLPTVAQAAIAHAQFLSIHPFTDGNGRIGRALISATLRRRGLTRRVTVPLASVMLADISRYFGELTAYRRGDADSFVRYVSEAAVIASSAAEQSAARLSGLPDHWRSMARPRANSADENLVDRLLDTPILNAATAFEITGTSEPSTYKALDRLTEAGVLEVVSASRRNRIWAARDVLLELDALSAAIGRRVRS